The Bacillus sp. 2205SS5-2 genome segment AACGTTTTTCAAGTAGGAGTCATATGCGCTTACTCTTGTAATTTTTTTAGTGGTTGATCGGCAGGGCCCTCTAATACCTGTCCATCATAGGAAAAACGCGAACCATGACATGGACAATCCCAAGATCGTTCTCCAGAATTCCAATCAAGCTCACACCCCAAATGAGTGCATGTCGTGTCCACTAGGTGCATTTGACCTTGTTTATCTTTATATGCGCCTGTCCGTTCGCCGTTAAAGGTAATTACACCGCCTTGGTCAAGGGAAAGTTGATCGAGGGATAGTCGATCGCCACCCAATTTGCCATCTAAAAACTGGTAGGCGACATTTGTATTTTCTTTAATAAATGTTTTTAGCGATGGGTCTGCTTTGAAGCGAGAGGGGGTGTAAAGCTCTGTATAACGGTTGGGTTGATTTAAAATCAAATCGGAAATCAAATTCGCCGCTAAGGTTCCATTTGTCATACCCCATTTTTGAAACCCTGTTGCTATGTAAACGTTTGGTTTATTCTTGGTTATATTCCCAATATAAGGTATTTTGTCTAATGTCATTAAATCTTGGGCTGACCATCGATAGGGGAATTCCCTAATTCCGAACACCTCTTGGGCGAACTGTTGGAGATTTTCGTAGTGCTGTAATGTATCTTCTCCTTGTCCTGTTTTATGATTTTCTCCCCCAATCAATAGGAGTTTCTCTCCGTTTAGGTTTGTATAACGTAAAGATCTTTTTGGCTCATCTGCACTTAAGTACATTCCTCCAGGGAAAGTTTTTTCAGCTTTGATCGCTACCGTATAAGAACGTTCGGCATACATCCGGGCAAAATAAAATCCATTTCCATCATAAAAAGGGAAATGTGAGCAAGCAACGACTTGCTGACAAGAGATATGGGGACCATTTTTCGTATGAACTATGCGGTTTCCATCATCTGCTACCTCTTCAAGACAGGGGGTTTCCTCAAAGATTATCCCTCCGTTAGCGGTAATAAAATCGAGTAGAGGTAGTAAGTACTTTATAGGATGAAATTGTGCTTGATTTTTCATAACCACTGCATTGTGAATCTCGAGGTCTAGAGGCAAATCTTGAACAAGTTCCCCTTGAATTCCCAATGTTTGATAGGCTGCGTACTCTTTTTCAATCTTTTGTTTACTTTCTTCTGTAACGGAATAGACATACGCATCTTCTTCACTATAGTCGCATTCGATCTTATATTCATTTATTCGGGCTGAAATAAAGGATTGGGCTTCCTTGTTCGCTTCATAATAGAGTTTAGCTTGATTCTCGCCCAAATGTTCGATTAACTCGTGATAAATTAGTCCATGTTGCGCAGATATTTTCGCTGTTGTATGCCCTGTTGTTCCGTTTATGACTTTTCCGGCATCGATGAGAGCAACCTTTAAACCTGCTTTTGTGAGTAAATATGCGGTGGTAATTCCGGTAATTCCTGCCCCCACAATGGCAACGTCAACTTGTGTATTTTCTTCGATGGAAGGATAAGAGGGAAGGGTTACATAGTCCCTCCAATAGGGTGAAGGATAGTTTGGCATCGAATCATTCATTATAAAACGCTCCTTTGTTAGAAAACTCTTGCCTCATTTTTCCCGTAAGTCGTTGAATTATGCCAAATAATAGAAAACAGGGTTTGTCTATAACTAGTTTTTATTATCAGGATCTTTTTGTGTGAATATAAAATTGCTGGGGGAAATCGCTAGTATCTGCTATAGGAGCTCTCTTTTCGAGTTGCTGAGTCTCCAGTGAATCGCTCATGCACGACTTATAAGATTTATGCACATCTCAAATTCTTTCACCACTTTCCCCTATTCACTGTAAACTCTACGAAAAGATGTTCCGGAACAAAGTTATTTCTTAATTAAAGACCGGTTCGAAAAGCAACAAACTTTGTGTAAACAGCCTCTCGTAAACATTGAGGTAATATAACTTACTAATTATTGGAAGTGTACGTTTTTTCTCATCCTCCGTAATGTCTCCTGTATAATAGAAGCATCAAGAACGAGGAGGAATAGAATGAAGTCGTCAATCAAAGCAGTTATTTTCGATCTTGACGGAGTAATTGTAGATACGGTTCATTATTATTATTTAGCAACTAAAAAAGTGGCTAATGAGATGGGTGCAGTATTTTCAGAAGAAGATAATCTTTTTTTTCAAGGGAAATCTCGTAGTAGTTTGATTAAAGAACTTGCGGATCGCTCTCCGAATTCTTATCAGGCGGAAGAGAAGCAGGCATTTGGTGAAAAAAGAAATGCTGGTTATCAAACGTACATAAATCAAATGAACAGCCAGTCTATCTTCCCCGGGGTTCTTTCCTTTTTGGAAGAATTGAAGACAGAAGGGATCGCAACGGCTTTAGCTTCATCTTCTTCAAATGCCCAGAGAGTTTTAAAACAAGTGGGATTGGCAGCGTATTTTGATGTGGTCGTCGATCCTCAAACTTTAGCGAATGGGAAACCAGATCCAGAAATTTTTCTAACGGCTGCTTCTTTGTTAGGGGTGGAGCCGAGGGATTGTGTAGCAATAGAAGATGGAGAAGCGGGATTAACGGGAATTCTTGCGACGGATATGTATTCTATCGGAGTCGGAGATTATCCTTATTTAGCCAAATCTGATTGGTCAATCCTTTCTATGAAAGAATTAACATTGAGCCGTTTACTAGTAAAATTCCAACAAAAAAGATGAGCCGATATCGGTCTCATCTTTTTTGTCGTTGACGGGAACCTTGTTTCTTTCTTAATGTATTGCTTCCTCTTTCACGTAGTCAATTTCGAAGCCAAGGTCCTCTAACATACGATGGTCAGCCGTGCTTTCTTGACCAGCCGTGGTTAAATAATCCCCTACAAAGATGGAGTTTGCAGCATACAAACCTAATGGCTGTAAGCTGCGTAGGTTATGCTCTCGTCCACCTGAGATCCTGATTTCTTTGGTTGGATTCATAAAGCGGAACAAACTCAGCACCTTGAGACAATAGCGAGGATTCAATTCATCTACATCTTCTAACGGAGTACCTTCAATGGAATGAAGAAAGTTGACAGGAATCGAATCGGCATCCAACATCTTCAGCGTTCTAGCCATATGAATGACATCTTGTTTCGTTTCCTTCATTCCGATAATGACACCTGAACACGGAGAGATTCCTCTCTTTTTCACCAGTTCTACCGTCTGCACTCGATCTTGAAACGTATGAGAGGTGGTAATGGCTTCGTGATGGGTTTCTGAGGTGTTGATATTATGATTATAGCGATCAACACCGGCGTCTTTAAGTTTTTGTGCTTGCTCTTCTTTTAGTAAGCCGAGACAGGCACAAACTTTTAAATGATACGTTTCTTTAATTTCTTCGACTGCATCGACGACAGTATCAAGCTCTCGATTACTTGGCCCGCGACCACTTGCAACAATACAATACGTACCGACATTCAGGGCATGAGCTTGCTGGGCGCCTTTAAGAATGGTTTCTTTATCAACCATTCGGTATTTTTCAATTGGGGCAGAAGAGATGCTTGATTGCGAACAATAGCCACAGTTTTCTGGACAGAGGCCAGATTTCGTGTTTACAATCATATTGAGTTTCACTTTATTGCTAAAATAGTATTTGCGGATCTGAAAAGCCCCATGTAGTAAGGGTAATAAATCTTCATCAGGGCAGTCTAGTATACTTAATGCTTCCATATCCGATAACTCTTTTCCATTAATAACTTGGTGAGCAAGATCATTCCAGTTCACGAAAAATTCCTCCATTTATTGGCCTGCCGGCGAATGTCTTTGAAAACGACTGCGTGAAAGAACAGATGCTTGTAAACGAGTAGCAAACACTCCAGCAAAAATAGCTAAGATGATGTCTTTTGGCATAAACGGAGTCATCCAAGACCAAGCAATGATATAGGTGAATCCTTCTGGAGCTCCCGCCCAAAATAAAAAGGCGAAATACATCCATGTTGTTCCAATGATGTAATTGAGGGCTGTACCTATCAGCGCAGCCAGCATATAAAATGTGATGTTTTTTCGATTCTCAACGATTAACCCTGCCACATAAGCGGCTGGAATAAAGGATAGAATGAAACCAAATGTTGGTTTGGTGATTGCAACAAAGCCTCCGGTTAATCCTGCAAAAGCAGGCACTCCTACTAATCCTACAAGCAAATATACTAGCATGGCGATGCTACCCAGGCGTTTTCCAAGGACTAATCCCGCCAATATTGCAAAAAAAGTTTGAAGTGTAATTGGAACCGAACCAATTTGCATAAATGGAGCGATCGTTGTAATATTGGCCCCAATTGCCGTCATCGCTACAAATAGTGCAGCTAACGTTAAATCAATCGGTTTAAATGGTGTCTTCTCTTTCATGTCATTTCCCCCTCTGTATGATAACCTTTTCATTCTAAGCATACGAGGGATTCGGGATATATGTCAACATAAAAATGATTCTGGTTAACAAAACGTTTTTTACAGTATATCCTACTAAATAAATACTATCTTTATTATTGCTAAATAGAGAAGTAAGCGTTAAACTACAAAAAGTAGCAAGGAATATATTTTTTTATCGGAATGCAAACGATTGCGCAAACTAAGATATAGAGGTGTATATATGAATAGAGTATGGTGGAAAGAAGCGGTGGCGTATCAAGTGTATCCACGTAGCTTTCAAGATTCAAATAATGATGGAATTGGCGACTTAAATGGAATGACAAGTCGTCTAGATTATATTAAAGACTTAGGAATTGATGTCATTTGGATCTGTCCAATGTATAAGTCACCGAATGACGATAACGGCTATGATATATCAGATTATAAAGATATAATGGATGACTTTGGTACAATGGAAGATTTTGATAAGCTTTTAGCGGAAGTTCATAAGCGGGAGATGAAACTAATCATTGACCTCGTACCTAATCATACGAGTGACGAGCATGATTGGTTTATTGAGTCTCGTTCTTCTAAAGAGAATTCAAAACGAGATTGGTATATTTGGCGTGACGGCAAAAAAGGAAAAGAGCCGAACAACTGGGAAAGTATTTTTGGTGGATCTGCCTGGGAGTATGATGAGAACACAGGTCAATATTATTTGCATGTTTTTTCAACGAAACAGCCGGATTTGAACTGGGAGAACAAAGAAGTGCGTGAAGCTCTGTATGACACAGTCAACTGGTGGTTGGATAAAGGAATCGATGGGTTCCGGATTGACGCGATTAGCCATATTAAAAAACGTCCTGGTTTTCCAGATATGCCAAACCCCAAAAATGATAAATATGTTGAATCGTTCGATATGCATATGAATCAAGAGGGTATTCATAAGTTTTTACAAGAATTCAAGGATCATACGTATGGGAATTATGATGTAATGACAGTTGGAGAGGCAAACGGAGTGACTGCAGAGGAAGGAGATCTTTGGGTCGGAGAAGATCATGGGAAAATGGACATGATCTTTCAATTCGAGCACCTGGGACTATGGGATGCTGAAACGAATCCTGTTTTAGATATTGTTGAACTGAAAAAAGTTCTAACTCGCTGGCAGAAAGGTCTTGAAGGCAATGGTTGGAATGCACTATTCCTAGAAAATCACGATAAACCACGGGTCGTGTCGACATGGGGAAATGATAGTGACTACTGGAAAGAAAGTGCTACTGCAATGGCAGCTATGTATTTCTTTATGCAAGGAACACCGT includes the following:
- a CDS encoding FAD-dependent oxidoreductase codes for the protein MNDSMPNYPSPYWRDYVTLPSYPSIEENTQVDVAIVGAGITGITTAYLLTKAGLKVALIDAGKVINGTTGHTTAKISAQHGLIYHELIEHLGENQAKLYYEANKEAQSFISARINEYKIECDYSEEDAYVYSVTEESKQKIEKEYAAYQTLGIQGELVQDLPLDLEIHNAVVMKNQAQFHPIKYLLPLLDFITANGGIIFEETPCLEEVADDGNRIVHTKNGPHISCQQVVACSHFPFYDGNGFYFARMYAERSYTVAIKAEKTFPGGMYLSADEPKRSLRYTNLNGEKLLLIGGENHKTGQGEDTLQHYENLQQFAQEVFGIREFPYRWSAQDLMTLDKIPYIGNITKNKPNVYIATGFQKWGMTNGTLAANLISDLILNQPNRYTELYTPSRFKADPSLKTFIKENTNVAYQFLDGKLGGDRLSLDQLSLDQGGVITFNGERTGAYKDKQGQMHLVDTTCTHLGCELDWNSGERSWDCPCHGSRFSYDGQVLEGPADQPLKKLQE
- the pgmB gene encoding beta-phosphoglucomutase yields the protein MKSSIKAVIFDLDGVIVDTVHYYYLATKKVANEMGAVFSEEDNLFFQGKSRSSLIKELADRSPNSYQAEEKQAFGEKRNAGYQTYINQMNSQSIFPGVLSFLEELKTEGIATALASSSSNAQRVLKQVGLAAYFDVVVDPQTLANGKPDPEIFLTAASLLGVEPRDCVAIEDGEAGLTGILATDMYSIGVGDYPYLAKSDWSILSMKELTLSRLLVKFQQKR
- the bioB gene encoding biotin synthase BioB, yielding MEALSILDCPDEDLLPLLHGAFQIRKYYFSNKVKLNMIVNTKSGLCPENCGYCSQSSISSAPIEKYRMVDKETILKGAQQAHALNVGTYCIVASGRGPSNRELDTVVDAVEEIKETYHLKVCACLGLLKEEQAQKLKDAGVDRYNHNINTSETHHEAITTSHTFQDRVQTVELVKKRGISPCSGVIIGMKETKQDVIHMARTLKMLDADSIPVNFLHSIEGTPLEDVDELNPRYCLKVLSLFRFMNPTKEIRISGGREHNLRSLQPLGLYAANSIFVGDYLTTAGQESTADHRMLEDLGFEIDYVKEEAIH
- a CDS encoding biotin transporter BioY, which gives rise to MKEKTPFKPIDLTLAALFVAMTAIGANITTIAPFMQIGSVPITLQTFFAILAGLVLGKRLGSIAMLVYLLVGLVGVPAFAGLTGGFVAITKPTFGFILSFIPAAYVAGLIVENRKNITFYMLAALIGTALNYIIGTTWMYFAFLFWAGAPEGFTYIIAWSWMTPFMPKDIILAIFAGVFATRLQASVLSRSRFQRHSPAGQ
- a CDS encoding glycoside hydrolase family 13 protein, coding for MNRVWWKEAVAYQVYPRSFQDSNNDGIGDLNGMTSRLDYIKDLGIDVIWICPMYKSPNDDNGYDISDYKDIMDDFGTMEDFDKLLAEVHKREMKLIIDLVPNHTSDEHDWFIESRSSKENSKRDWYIWRDGKKGKEPNNWESIFGGSAWEYDENTGQYYLHVFSTKQPDLNWENKEVREALYDTVNWWLDKGIDGFRIDAISHIKKRPGFPDMPNPKNDKYVESFDMHMNQEGIHKFLQEFKDHTYGNYDVMTVGEANGVTAEEGDLWVGEDHGKMDMIFQFEHLGLWDAETNPVLDIVELKKVLTRWQKGLEGNGWNALFLENHDKPRVVSTWGNDSDYWKESATAMAAMYFFMQGTPYIYQGQEIGMTNVQFPSIEDYDDVALKNMYRLKREEGASHKEIMEVIWASARDNSRTPMQWSTASNAGFTSSKPWMKVNPNYKKINVVAQEKDEDSILSFYKKMIRLKKSHLTLSYGKYDLLLAENPQIYAYTRTLDKDVFVIITNLSNQPVNYQQKSLMLSYENLVLSNLGVEDHQGITDFTLKPYEARIYQIKG